A single Pseudomonas sp. DC1.2 DNA region contains:
- the nudE gene encoding ADP compounds hydrolase NudE: MRQKPTVLAREIVATSRLFCVEELKLRFSNGVERTYERLVGKGAGYGAVMIVAMLDSDHAILVEEYCGGTDEYELSLPKGLIEPGEDVLAAAERELKEEAGYGARQLEHLTELSLSPGYMSQKIQVVLATDLYEESLEGDEPEPMGVDKVNLRELSALAQNPQFTEGRALAALYLARDLLTQRGVFLP, from the coding sequence ATGCGCCAGAAACCCACCGTACTCGCCCGCGAGATCGTCGCCACCAGCCGTTTATTCTGTGTCGAAGAGCTGAAGCTGCGCTTTTCCAATGGCGTGGAGCGCACTTACGAGCGCTTGGTCGGCAAAGGCGCAGGTTACGGCGCCGTGATGATCGTGGCGATGCTCGATTCAGACCACGCGATATTGGTCGAAGAGTATTGCGGTGGCACCGATGAATACGAACTGTCCTTGCCCAAGGGCTTGATCGAGCCCGGCGAAGACGTGCTTGCGGCGGCTGAGCGTGAACTCAAGGAAGAAGCCGGGTATGGCGCGCGGCAGTTGGAGCATCTGACTGAGTTGTCGTTGTCTCCCGGTTACATGAGCCAGAAAATCCAGGTGGTCCTGGCCACTGATCTGTACGAAGAAAGCCTGGAGGGCGACGAGCCCGAGCCGATGGGCGTGGACAAGGTCAACTTGCGCGAGTTGTCTGCCCTGGCCCAGAACCCGCAATTCACTGAGGGTCGGGCCTTGGCGGCGCTGTATCTGGCCCGTGATCTGTTGACGCAACGCGGAGTGTTTTTGCCATGA
- the cysQ gene encoding 3'(2'),5'-bisphosphate nucleotidase CysQ encodes MTLNFPHPLMAPVVALALQAGEAILPFWRVDVAVTAKSDDSPVTAADLAAHEVILAGLVALDPSIPVLSEEDANIPQSVRAGWQRWWLVDPLDGTKEFISGSEEFTVNIALIEQGRVVFGVVSIPTSGRFYVGGAGLGAWRGDNAGEPLPIQVREVPAPGEAFTVVASRRHSSPEQERLLSGLSERLGELQLANIGSSLKFCLLAEGAADCYPRLAPTSQWDTAAAQGVLEGAGGEVLDLSGAPFCYPARESLLNEFFLALPAKAAWREKLLELARG; translated from the coding sequence ATGACCTTGAATTTCCCTCATCCGTTGATGGCACCCGTGGTTGCGTTGGCCTTGCAGGCCGGCGAAGCGATCCTGCCGTTCTGGCGCGTCGATGTGGCCGTGACAGCCAAGTCTGATGATTCGCCCGTCACGGCTGCCGACCTGGCGGCTCATGAGGTGATTCTGGCGGGGCTGGTCGCCCTCGACCCGAGCATTCCGGTGTTGTCCGAAGAAGACGCCAACATCCCCCAAAGCGTGCGTGCCGGCTGGCAGCGCTGGTGGTTGGTGGACCCGCTGGACGGGACCAAGGAATTTATCAGCGGCAGTGAAGAATTTACCGTCAACATCGCTCTGATCGAGCAGGGCCGTGTGGTGTTTGGCGTGGTATCGATCCCGACCAGTGGGCGTTTCTACGTCGGTGGTGCGGGGCTGGGAGCCTGGCGGGGTGATAACGCTGGCGAGCCGTTGCCGATTCAGGTCCGCGAAGTGCCGGCGCCGGGCGAAGCTTTTACGGTGGTGGCCAGTCGTCGGCATTCGAGCCCGGAGCAGGAGCGTTTGTTATCTGGACTGAGCGAGCGTCTCGGTGAACTGCAATTGGCCAACATCGGCAGCTCGTTGAAATTTTGCCTGTTGGCGGAAGGTGCCGCGGACTGTTACCCACGCCTGGCGCCAACGTCCCAGTGGGACACGGCGGCGGCGCAAGGTGTGCTGGAAGGTGCGGGCGGTGAGGTACTGGATCTGAGCGGTGCGCCGTTCTGCTATCCGGCGCGTGAATCGCTATTGAATGAGTTCTTTTTGGCGTTGCCGGCGAAGGCCGCCTGGCGTGAAAAATTGCTGGAACTCGCACGGGGATAG
- a CDS encoding thioesterase domain-containing protein, giving the protein MNRDSRYLESILHHDIPLTRDMGLTVLDWHDQQLRLSLPLAANVNHKSTMFGGSLYCGAVLAGWGWLHLRLREEGIEDGHIVIQEGQISYPLPVTRDATAICQAPSAAMWKKFLAMYQRYGRARLTLHSRIVNAGTEEDAVTFTGQYVLHR; this is encoded by the coding sequence ATGAACCGCGACAGTCGCTACCTGGAATCGATCCTGCACCACGACATCCCGCTCACGCGGGACATGGGCCTGACCGTGCTCGACTGGCACGACCAGCAACTACGCCTGAGTTTGCCGCTGGCGGCCAACGTCAACCACAAGAGCACCATGTTCGGCGGCAGCCTGTATTGCGGCGCGGTCCTGGCCGGTTGGGGCTGGCTGCATTTGCGCTTGCGCGAAGAAGGCATTGAAGACGGGCACATCGTGATTCAGGAAGGGCAGATCAGCTACCCATTGCCGGTGACCCGCGACGCCACGGCGATTTGCCAGGCGCCGAGTGCGGCGATGTGGAAGAAGTTCTTGGCGATGTATCAGCGTTATGGGCGGGCGCGACTGACGCTGCATTCACGGATTGTGAATGCAGGGACTGAAGAGGATGCGGTGACGTTTACGGGGCAGTACGTCCTCCACCGCTGA
- a CDS encoding sigma-54 dependent transcriptional regulator — MSIDNRIQVVLIDDDPHLRQALSQTLDLAGLKILPLAEAKGLAGQLERDWPGVVVSDIRMPGMDGLELLSELHAQDPELPVLLITGHGDVPLAVQAMRAGAYDFLEKPFASDALLDSVRRALALRRLVLDNRSLRLALSDRNELSTRLVGQSAPMLRLREQIGALAATRADVLILGETGAGKEVVARALHDLSSRRNGPFVAINAGALAESVVESELFGHEPGAFTGAQKRRIGKFEFANGGTLFLDEIESMSLDVQVKLLRLLQERVVERLGGNQLIALDIRIIAATKEDLRQSADQGRFRADLYYRLNVAPLRIPPLRERGEDALMLFQHFASEASARHGLPPHALQPGQRALLLRHTWPGNVRELQNAAERFALGLELALDNSAPDGGISPPVDVVSGGLSEQVENFEKNLIAAELTRAHSSVRSLAEALGIPRKTLHDKLRKHGLNFADSGAHSPTEDSD, encoded by the coding sequence ATGAGTATTGATAACCGCATTCAGGTCGTGTTGATCGACGATGACCCCCACTTGCGTCAGGCCCTGAGCCAGACCCTGGACCTCGCCGGCCTGAAGATCCTGCCGCTGGCCGAGGCCAAAGGCCTGGCAGGACAACTGGAGCGTGACTGGCCCGGTGTGGTGGTCAGCGACATCCGCATGCCCGGCATGGACGGGCTCGAACTGCTGAGCGAGCTTCACGCCCAGGACCCGGAACTGCCGGTGCTGTTGATCACCGGCCACGGCGATGTGCCGCTCGCGGTACAGGCCATGCGCGCCGGGGCGTATGACTTTCTGGAAAAACCCTTCGCCAGTGACGCCCTGCTCGACAGCGTGCGCCGCGCGCTTGCCCTGCGGCGCCTGGTGCTGGACAACCGCAGCTTGCGTCTGGCCCTGAGTGATCGCAACGAACTTAGCACTCGACTGGTCGGGCAATCGGCACCAATGCTGCGCCTGCGTGAACAGATCGGTGCGCTGGCGGCCACCCGGGCCGACGTGCTGATCCTTGGCGAAACCGGGGCCGGCAAGGAAGTGGTCGCCCGAGCGTTGCACGATCTGTCGAGCCGGCGTAACGGCCCGTTCGTGGCAATCAACGCCGGGGCGCTGGCCGAATCGGTGGTCGAAAGCGAGCTGTTTGGTCATGAGCCCGGCGCGTTCACCGGCGCGCAAAAGCGCCGCATCGGCAAGTTCGAGTTTGCCAATGGCGGCACACTGTTCCTCGATGAAATCGAAAGCATGAGCCTGGATGTCCAAGTCAAACTCCTGCGCTTGCTGCAAGAGCGCGTGGTCGAGCGCCTGGGCGGCAATCAGTTGATCGCGCTGGACATCCGCATCATCGCCGCCACCAAGGAAGACCTGCGCCAATCCGCCGATCAGGGCCGCTTCCGGGCCGACTTGTACTACCGCCTGAACGTCGCGCCACTGCGCATTCCGCCACTGCGTGAGCGCGGCGAAGATGCATTGATGCTGTTCCAGCACTTTGCCAGTGAAGCCAGCGCTCGCCATGGCTTGCCGCCGCACGCACTGCAACCGGGGCAACGCGCGCTCTTGCTGCGTCATACCTGGCCAGGCAACGTGCGGGAACTGCAAAACGCCGCCGAACGCTTTGCCCTGGGGCTGGAACTGGCGCTGGACAACAGCGCGCCGGATGGCGGCATCAGCCCCCCGGTCGATGTGGTGAGCGGCGGGCTCAGCGAGCAGGTGGAAAACTTTGAAAAAAACCTGATCGCCGCTGAACTGACGCGCGCCCACAGTTCCGTGCGCAGCCTTGCCGAAGCGCTGGGTATTCCGCGCAAGACCCTGCACGACAAACTGCGGAAACACGGGCTGAATTTCGCCGACAGCGGCGCTCATAGCCCTACAGAGGACTCCGATTGA